The genomic window atttatattatatataataattattttaatattataaaataattgtttaatactgtcaaattaatttatttttttaagcaaagccaacttatataaacttaaaaatattattaaaattgaaaattgtatacctaaacattttacgaatttttgtaaatttgttgAATGTCGTCAAAATGTAAATTCAGTCATTTAAATTtggcatataataaaaatcaatgtgactataagtatttttgatatttgttaattgctataaaaaaaacttattttggaacttcatatttattttttaaccttttgtAATAGGTTTTCCTCCAAGACTTTTGATATCACAATATTTGTTCTTTAAATGGTGTTGTGATCTTTCTAGTAAGCAAATGAGGTAGCAACCAATCCTGAGTCTATatgctgaaaaaaaaattgggttTTACTCTGTAGCGAAAATACAGGttagtgaaaataaatatgttaggtGATTGTgtgaaaatataagaataggatatttacatattttttttgctcCTATCTTTTTTAGAACGTTCAAATATCTATGtagatttcaaaaaaaaaaaattaaggggGTACTACATTGAATTTTTTCCAATAGTATTTCACTTAGATAACatgtaatatttctataaaaaaagctATGCAAAAATGTTTGTAGGCGCTTAAAAAATTGTAGACAGCATACTGAACTAATACACTTcagtgaaattatttaatttttacctccACAGCCGAGAATAATAACATTGGCAATTTGAGaatcgtattttaaaaacaaaataaatatatctatatacaaaaacaaatatttttagttcaatattatcatatttcattacaatgttttaaaatttgaattaactaTACCTATTGAATATTCACAcggtttcatatttttttaaacttaaacttaaCGTTGAGGTGCATTGAGGACTAAATCGTGTCAAACAGGAAAAAACGCTATcgtgttattttcattttattatactgttttaagTAAACAACATACAATACTTGACTAACAAATTACATTATctcattttctataatttcacGGCTTACGTGGCTCgtggattattattttaattgttatttccCATTTTTTGCTTAGGCATAATAGTTACACGATATCTAAATCGTTTGTAACTGCAAGTACTGGAGTCGTATATAGAccaaacaattgaaaaaatagcAACATTATGTTCCAGCAatcagttataagttataactattataagctGTGGTTGACAGGCGACAGTTTATTGGACAACTGAACatagtatacttatttattcaaCACGTTGTATATAGTTCTATAAACGcggtataaacattaaacatgcctaatattaaatttataatcataacaatGGTGTAATTTAGTCATGTTTGTAAGGGGAgatgaaatgtttttacattttacctaTAACCTATAACCTTCTCCCCcaccaaaaaatgtatttatcataCAAGCATTTCCTTCTAgtgcaataaatatatgtacgcATATGACAcggaaacaaataattacaaaatattcaataatatatacaatatcagtaaataaatgtagttaACTAGTCTAATAGTTATCTTTTATCTAAACACGACACCCAAATCCCCCCCGTATTTACACCACTGTTTTAACATAttagtgtatttatttgtacactTCAAAACAGACATAAGCAaaggaaataattaaatgaattattataaaaaggcTTTCTGTCAAGaggagaaaataaaatttaagtatacatacgATCAGACCAATCAGTATGAAGTTTCTTCAAAAAatcagtataaattattatttataatatagatataaatttgatgagatatgaattattatatcatttaaaaaattatgtgaacAGTTTTAAAATCGTTCGACTcagacttaaatttaaaaaatcaaaatgatgTTCTGGAGTATTTTTacgttgttttaatttactaaaagtccgtatttttttttttttttgaaaaaagataGTGAATATAAAACGGAAGAAACAATGCGTATAAGAAAAACATAGAACgcatttatgttttttgatgataagcgtattctttaaaaaagtaatactcgtatatatattttcatttatatagaatatatagattctatttaataatattatatgattatgtcataaaataaaatacattcattagttcatcacttcgttcataATCTAAAAGTAGATTGAGTTAAATCtcttataaattttgataatttaaaaactgataatTAAGTATAGTTTGACACCATATACGTAACTATAGAGTTAAAGTTTAGGATTTGAAGAGCTAAAgccaaacaaatttttaatgaggACTTGGTTTTGTTGGAACTCACAAgttgttttaagttatttattattaaagaaagtCTATTCCTTGcctataataaagttttatactaacaatttaaatctttaaattaaaaatgcttactgttgaattaataatgaaattacttatattttagacgacacttatactaattttacaaaataaaaattgttaacttcataaaattattttttagtttgacTAAATGATTTGTTGATTTAACCAAACAAAATTGTTGATGATTGAAAGATTGACAGACAAatactgttaaatttaataggattttcaacaaataacaatttattggcTCTATATCAACATTACTTTCATTAGTAAActgtaatttttgtaaactGTAGTGCAGTTTTTCGTCCTATGTGGCTTATTTCCAGATTTTACttcaaaaatacttaacacTGTGCATGGTTTGTAGCAGTGAAGAAAAATcaacacatatattatgttaactataatgttatacatagCATCAAcatgtaaacaaaatattaaataaacagcaataatattatgttatgtagtTAAACAAGTATAAAGCTGATAAAATTGACTTTCAAGTTAAACGTACGATAATTAGTTTTAGATATACCACAATTCGGTGTaatgatttcaattttcaatgtcACTATAATGATAATGCTTATAGTCTATTCAttgaagaaattataaaaacatgataaatatttaatatgtttatttggcTAGTGAGTATCCTATATATAGTCAAGTGGTGCGTGTTATACTCGTTGGTCTACATATTTGCCGTCGTAACTCCTATGTAAAACCCTGCAGGTTGTAAAAGCgtgtttaaagaaaataactaaaaatacataaaaatcaagtATTTTCGTCAACAAAAGATGAGCagagtaaaatcaataatacttGTCTGGAAATTGAAAAGAAGAGATGTTCTTCACCAGTCCACCACCACTGTTTACCTGTACTTACAGGACCGCAGTCGGTTCGattaaataactatgaaaTACACGAAAGGTACCGAAATTTTTACCTTGATCCCAAGAATGTTAAAGGCTACTCATATAAATTCCCAAGgactaaaacttaaaaagactctttatttaaaaattctattggataaaatacaacattttaatttattataatttaatacgtgcatataggtacataaataaacttatgtgtatgtatattatataactatacgaagaattaatatattattgtttttttttttttatatatatatataaaacaaatattctgtatttttatttttcaataaaaagtatGCTTGCTCATGCATAAATTAATTGGAAATCGTTTTAGTTGGGAGATGGggtgcacatattattatatgagtgGGTggattacattaaattatataactggTTTTTATCACGCTTTAtaaggtgttttttttttttttacaaaaaaatacaaaatttatttaagctttatattttataaaatataaacaaaattattatacataagttaaaatattttaaaataattataacaacttaTAACGATgacatttaacttatttacaaTACTCATTCATTATACTTAACTTAAAAGACCAACCACCAACTGTGAGCTGTCAAAGTCATATGTTTTTCTGTTAGAAGTGTATTgagtacaatttattagtaatttgaattttttttttcttaaaagcaTCTCTATGGACTTAAGTAGGAACTTCAGTAAGTAGTATTATAAACACTAAGATCTAtatgcttataatttaaattattataataaaataatctatattatactttaaaacttaatagtaagtataactaccaaattttgattattcgttgtttacgtatacatatatactctCCGTTCATATATACGTCTTGTCTTCCATCGTTCCGAGTCGTGTTGCAGTTTATCAGTTGTCTAACTGTTAAAAGCAGATCCACCGCGCCGTATTGGCCTCTTTCATTGATCGGAAACGAGTCCCCTTCaaagtagtttttatttttgggaataaataaaagtagcaAGGTACTAAATCTGGTGAATATGGAGAATGTTCTAGTACTGAAATGCATTTATCAGTTAAGAACAGAAAAAGCATTGTATGCAGATGCTTTTGACTTACTGCAGAATTCATGCATTGTCCTTCCATAAATCTGGCTTGGTCTAATCTAAACTGTTTCTTTGTCGATATTTACcgtgtctataatatatgaatacggCGTTGTCAATTGTTTcaggaaatttataaaaattttatgatgttCTATAGTATGTTTTAATCAGTTTTCGATGTGCAAGGATGACCAGGATGCACGTCGTCTTCTATctcttttagttttttcattcatctatttaaacttttcatACCACTAAAAACCTCGAATATCGTACTATCGTCGTTACTTAGAGTCCTTTCAATATACCTCAGTGAACATATTTAGACACTATGgtgaagattttttaaattcaataaaatattttgtattaacacGTTGTTCAATTTTAGATTACCTAGGCATAATTTGCCTGATATTTATAGTGAAGTTCGAAACTATATAGTTCCAGAAATTTCATACGATATCGTCTACTTCGAACACCGTGTAAATccaaagtaattaattaaaagagtttaaaattatattattcgttgCATtggtttgtaatttgtatatagtttataactaCTTTACAGTTACCCACGAAAGAGTTGATTACGCtcttaattgaaatttgaaagtaatcttgtttttaaatagcCACACCTCGTATATAAAAgctaagtaggtacttaaaatccaaatccaattaaatatatatatatattaaaagtgaCTTATAAAGTAGAAAAATACCATTAGGTTATTGTTGTTTATGGCATATTGATCTATCTACCAAAACCATTAATtgccttatattttttaagtataaatgtatagtatattaatatgttatttctagaatacaaaaatgtcttaatttattttaaaacatgataatattatgtagttactTTTTTAGAAGACAATTGTAATCTTGAAGATCATCTGCAGAACCAGATAGATACAAATACcatcagtggcgtatttagggGGAGGTAATATAGGTGTTAGAACACCCCCCCCCCATCAACATCTTACtcgtacttattataataattttcattaatataataacttatatcaatgtatatggtttttttatgttttacggGGGATGTAGAGGCAGAGCCTTGCATCTACCACGActctattaaatgttaaaacacCCCCGTAAAATGAATCCtggatacaatattttaatgttttctatGGAAATTggggtttttaattttcactttcggtatttacttaatttcacatttcatatataacattatagagCCCAGAGCTTGCGATAATGTGCAGTTGTGCATAAAATGTGcagttctaaataaaaatgtgtagttcttatttaaatgttgtgcagttcataaaaaatattatgatttgaattttcaataattaattttatattatgtctatgaaCTTGTAACATAGGACATAGGTACCATTTGACATTTTGTTTCCtgaatttattagaaattatgattaaaacattgataataaatatttatctatgattatcaaaagattaaaattacgGTCATAAAACGGTTCTAAAACCGTGGTCATGACCGTTACGTTATGCCGCCAAATATTGTGATTGTGTTCAAATTAAGGTTAACCTACTCTATGAATTGTGATaacatataaacatttgattgTCGATTGATCAGTCTTCTGTGTTCTGCTATTTACAGTGCCAATGTGCCATTATGGAGTCAAAAAAGGTATGTAAAGCAGTTTTGTTTTCTTAGATagttagtgttttttttttttagttctaatATTTCTTTAGCGCAAGCTCTGAATTAGAGCCTGAAATCAAAAAGAataagtgatattttttttaccagcaTACCtgtagtagtataatatataacagttGAATAAATGGTAGATATATAGTTTAGTTAATAACATATAcagctagtataatataattattaatattattatttagctcTTATAAAACATCTATAGATGTAAgcacataaataattgttgactGTTGTATTTAGTACAGTGACATGTCAAAATATTCCCAACAAAATATCTcacgtaaatattaattcgaaattttaacctttttataaaaattacataaatataatacaattattattgagattaatagaatacaaaaaaaaaataattaagaaatattaaaataatatgtttttcattaaacattttattattaatacaatactaaGTTATATGtgctattgattttaaatatttattgttattaatttcatcAGAGGATATCTTACAACAACATTTAACCACTGGGAGGCGGAAAAAATGACCACGGAAAAAAAATCCACGGAAAAAAagcccaaaaaataaaacccacggaaaaaaaacccaaattaaaaaacacacaccggAAAAAAAGCCCATGGAAAAAAAGTGCTATCATTGTAATCttgtattatgaaatattttataaactgtagTTGATTGTTAATATACAATGGatttacaatcatataatatatttttaataataaataatatatttttaaaataattttatcatataattatttaatagaacataggaacaaaatattaaaaatacaaaatattttcgtttgtggtaacataataataactaataattataatacgagaGATCgcatagtcataataattaaataatataataatttaaaaaaataattttcgatagtagtctataaaaaaaagttaaactcATTTAAGCAAAATCAACATTGATTAagggttaattaataatcattgattacatttgtttatcatttgagacaataataaaatagtgtcAAAACGATAACAatcaatagttaatactattaGTACTACTAATActacttttatacaatattaattgttgaattataaggttaattataataataacttgtaggctatatctatacataaaaaaattaaaattaacttaactgtataataatgataattaataaaaagctaagttaaaacattataaaatttaattgaattgctaaaaagtatgtatgtatgtatgtataatttaataaagtattatattttactactgtaaatattatttaaaatatgtatttataataaatgtaaatatattatgtatacatatttttttgggcTTTTTTTCCGTGGCTTTTTTTCCGGCGTGTGTTTTTTagtttgggttttttttccgtaggttttttttggggggttTTTTTTCCGTGGGTTTTTTTTCCGTGGTCATTTTTTCCGCGATTCTTAACCACTATAgtctaaattttttattattattattattttttttttttttttttttttgaagtattcCAGCTTTGGATAAATTctagaaatttttaattttaaattttaaaatgtgttaattgAATAACTTAATTGCTACTGTTATAATAAAggttaatattttgagttattaattatgcggaatattttgtcatgaaatattttgactgtGATATTTTGTCGTGGAaccatacaaattattttagtattatttaagttgatTTTTGATCATTGGTTTTTACGtgtttataattacctacacAATACATTCTATGGTAGTAGTATActcaaaagtttaaatttatgtacgagttaatagtatattatacattttatagagcACCTATAAACAGAGATGCAAAGAACCTAACGTGTGTTAGACATGACTTAAACTTATCTATAAGTCGGTACCTTTTgatgttataaataacataaacaaattttgcaataatttaaattttgactgTGGTATGTAAACAGTTCGGAACTCCAACATCAACATAGGGATGTagttatggtttatttttttcgtcttctttttttttattttttcttttgaaatgtatttctaTATACGATTCCGGACCGAAATTAGTTACGCAGTATGGAAGCCAAACATacacaaattgtattttgtccCACATTACACCTGCTGCATTCCTCAATGgtctattatatgtatacgtattattatgcaGACCGACTATCACAGTGATAATTGAATCTAacattattgtgtaataaaggatacgtattatgtatatatgtaagcatatacattatacactgtACAATCATATTCGGACCGTCGAATCAAGCTGTACAACTGGTCCAGCCGAAAGCAGCTCAAGtcttttatgattttgacaTTATGGAAACCATATTAGAAATTATGTTGAttcataaaacttaatttttaaaaatagttttgagtTCCAGATcaacttttacataatatactatacagaatttcattattattattcattaaattttcatataaagataaatcatttgtaataatgtgcattacacatttaaactcgtacctatacttatgttatgtgttattataattattatgtagccaatatatgattataaagtataagtaaaactattcttatactattatacattgaaATACTTAAGTAGTAGTAGAGTGATTTTTAACTTAAGgctcaatttataatattgttttttaatattttttattattatttgtctttctgcgtatcattatatacgtattaataCTCATTAtagtttctaaatattttaaaaataataataattttcatattttatatcatgatttttaaggtttttaatttgtaattatcatCCTCACTTTAACTCTAcctttacttattttataccaaaaaatggtttaataaAAGGTGAGTGTTAAaccaatataaacatataataaattatactttaatattttatctaaaagtttataaatatttaaagtttagaaaaGCGGAATTGTTTATGATGCAGgaaaattattgtactttattcgacaaatatttaaaattcatattattaataacaaactgGCAAAAGATTAGTGGTAGCCAGGTATTAGTAGGTTTGGAGAACTAGTTGGTGTTTTTTTTAGTAAGCCCgtgtatctaatatctatgtaAGTCGTACGTATACCAACGAAAGTTCTCAAtgaagtgtaaaaataatgcaacAACTATATACGTTCTAAATCTCATAACTTACCGGCATGGACGCAGTGGATAAAAACGTTATTTGTTTTCTAGCTCattcgttttaaatatatataaatatatattagtgtaGTTCTATTTTGGTCGAGCGtatataaatcgtataatatatttgtagaaGAGACCCTCTGCAGCAAGTCGTTATTACGCAGTGGTGGCGGCAGAGTTGACGATGACGATCATGAAAATGACGGTGATGAAGATGattatgataatgatgatgatgccgattatgattatgatgatgatgattatGATGAGCAACTTTTGGACCACGCCCAGCTTCCAATGGGCAAGTGGTATGATACCGGGCGGCACACCTGTACCGCCCGGAGGAGGAATAAGGAGAGCGCGAGAGCGCGCTGTAAAAAAGACGACGTCTATGCAACGTAtagcgacgacgacgacgacgacgaagacCCAGCTGCCGTCGTCGGGTAATATATAGCAACATCAGTGAGAAACCGACGTTTCTTGTGCACGTTAGTACCTACCGTGTATACGTAGTTcgtgtatacagtatatatatattacacgtatatataatattatgtatccatGTGCGTACAGGTAAAACGGTGGAGGGGGTGTAGTAACCATAGACCTCATACTTGGTCACATTAAGGTAGTATATGTATAAGGTCTATCTGGTAGAAACATTATATAGCGAGCACCTGTGCGTGTACATCGGCGGTCACGGTATCCCACGGGTACGATCTCTGTTCTCACAGACAACACCGTGGTTGCGTACATcccgtataaatgtataatataatatgtaatgtgtgtgtgtgtgtgtgtgtgtgtctgaGCGAGCCTACAAATACCGCTATACCACTGcaagtatactatatagattaCTACTGTTTGCGTATACCAGACACGTAGGTATAGATACATCAGCTgtagtatatttgtattagaactgaaacaatatattttcggATACGACCTCGTCGGACTTTTgggattttcttaaaattatacctacacatcATAAAtagcataacattttttttaatacccacTTAATGTCTCAAAAACGCCGATGCGGTTATCCATCTTATATATTGCGTTATctatacatttcataataaatgttcTTATTCTAAAACCAACTTTTAACGCTGTTTGGTTTGCTTGACGTGTGAATGAGTTTTTACCTCTGAAAATGATCGATATAACGTCATtttaacatgtatattgtatatactaatatgtagactttggatataataaaagtttttacatttatttaagtcGATACAACAAATCTGTATCGTTTAATGTTATATCtgtatggtaatattattagaaattaggcattaatatttatacatagtgcCAatgagatatatattatacagattacGGAGTGTGATTCACTTACTGATTTAATAAACTGTCCATGCGCTAtcgataatacaatacaactaCAGTTGTACGAGTGATTaatgatacaaattatatgataatacattGATACTTAAGGGTTAgacctttttaaaattgaatagaaagaattttaaataggtaataatattttatacaggtagtattttgacaaaatatttaattatacctactgcCTCTTTTTTTAAGACTTTGTAGCCATCATAATACATAGTGTAAAGATAACTTATTAGGACttttatgagttatatatATGGATAGTgcctatatacatttaaaactatatattactggttcatttttatattactcatTTAACACGCGATGAGGTGATgagaaaatagtataaataatatcgtttaacTGGATAAATCTTGATATagcagtaaatttaatattgcggAAGTCACCTGTCatcataaataacattatacaactCGTTTTGAATGGGATACAGTAAGATCgaaaattttccattttttattatttaatttttttacttttgtgcATAAAAAATACACCCTT from Aphis gossypii isolate Hap1 chromosome 1, ASM2018417v2, whole genome shotgun sequence includes these protein-coding regions:
- the LOC126549037 gene encoding prostatic spermine-binding protein-like; protein product: MCHYGVKKEETLCSKSLLRSGGGRVDDDDHENDGDEDDYDNDDDADYDYDDDDYDEQLLDHAQLPMGKWYDTGRHTCTARRRNKESARARCKKDDVYATYSDDDDDDEDPAAVVG